One region of Dokdonia sp. 4H-3-7-5 genomic DNA includes:
- a CDS encoding DUF3810 domain-containing protein, with protein sequence MKKHKTLLIIGLLLIPQMVLVRWLASYPQLVEQYYSNGLYPIMSKASRYAFGWLPFSFGEIMYAVLIVLALREIVLLIKNKFRGFKTFLLKMLAITSIVYGAFNLLWGMNYNRLPLHESLGIGNEYTTEELVQLTEKLITNSNNLHNQLAEDENSRVVYCDNTEGESTCLQEIFKGTLNGYETLKTQFPKLSYPPQGIKNSLLRYPLSIMGYSGYLNPITNEAQINGMVPAHRWPVISSHEQAHQLGFAKENEANFIAVMATLNNEDLYFQYSGSIFALRYALNDVYSRDKELGEDLKARLNPGILVNYQDSRDFWDAMDNPLEPLFDLFYSNYLKANNQPGGLKSYSYMVALLVNYDQRFPDTF encoded by the coding sequence AGAGCAATATTATAGCAACGGATTGTATCCTATCATGTCAAAGGCGTCTCGATATGCTTTTGGCTGGCTGCCGTTTTCATTTGGTGAAATCATGTATGCTGTGCTTATTGTGCTCGCTTTGCGCGAAATTGTACTACTCATTAAAAACAAGTTTAGAGGATTTAAAACCTTTCTTCTAAAAATGCTAGCCATTACTTCTATAGTGTATGGTGCTTTTAATTTGCTTTGGGGGATGAATTATAATAGGCTTCCCTTGCACGAATCTTTAGGTATCGGTAATGAGTACACCACCGAAGAGCTAGTACAACTTACAGAGAAGCTCATTACAAATAGCAATAACCTCCACAATCAACTTGCCGAAGATGAAAATAGCCGAGTGGTTTATTGTGACAATACAGAAGGTGAAAGTACTTGTCTTCAAGAAATATTTAAGGGAACGCTTAATGGTTATGAGACGCTTAAAACTCAGTTCCCAAAGCTTAGTTACCCACCTCAGGGTATTAAGAATTCGCTATTGCGATACCCTCTGTCTATAATGGGGTATAGTGGTTATCTCAATCCTATTACTAATGAGGCGCAAATTAATGGAATGGTGCCAGCTCATCGATGGCCAGTGATTTCTTCACATGAGCAAGCACATCAGCTCGGTTTTGCAAAGGAAAATGAAGCCAACTTTATTGCTGTGATGGCAACGCTTAATAACGAGGATTTATATTTTCAATATTCAGGGAGTATTTTTGCGTTGCGCTATGCGCTCAATGATGTGTACAGCCGTGATAAGGAATTAGGAGAAGACTTGAAAGCACGTCTTAATCCAGGTATTTTAGTAAACTATCAAGACTCTAGAGATTTCTGGGATGCGATGGATAATCCGCTGGAACCACTGTTTGATCTGTTTTACAGCAATTACTTAAAGGCAAATAATCAACCAGGTGGATTAAAGAGCTATAGTTATATGGTAGCACTTTTGGTTAACTATGATCAGCGTTTTCCAGATACATTCTGA